One window of Brachybacterium ginsengisoli genomic DNA carries:
- a CDS encoding amino acid ABC transporter permease: MTSSVVSPETAQHASAAGSAAPAASCPEQVAPSEDLSALRVVPARHPGRVVLAVVVGLVVAAVLYSFVTNPRWEWGVVAQWFFAESILRGLLETLKLTVLAGAVGFGLGLVLALMRLSPSALISGVSWTFSWIFRSTPLLVQLLLWYNLGYLYERVRLGIPFTDATFFDARTSDLMTPMLAAVLGLGLHQAAYAAEMIRGGILSVDQGQLEAASALGIPARDRSLRIVLPQAMRAILPPAFNEIIGLVKGTSIVYVLAHAELFFTVQLIYGRTQQVLPMLLVATVWYVVITSALSVGQYYIERHYSKGAVRTLPPTPLQSLRARLARLRPSSTGATS, translated from the coding sequence ATGACCTCCTCCGTCGTCTCCCCCGAGACCGCACAGCACGCGTCCGCGGCCGGCTCGGCCGCTCCGGCCGCGTCGTGCCCGGAGCAGGTGGCGCCCTCCGAGGACCTCTCCGCGCTGCGTGTGGTCCCGGCCCGGCACCCGGGCCGGGTGGTGCTCGCCGTCGTCGTCGGCCTGGTGGTCGCCGCCGTGCTCTACTCCTTCGTCACCAACCCGCGCTGGGAATGGGGCGTGGTGGCCCAGTGGTTCTTCGCCGAGTCGATCCTCCGCGGGCTCCTGGAGACCCTGAAGCTGACCGTGCTGGCCGGGGCCGTGGGCTTCGGCCTGGGCCTCGTGCTCGCCCTGATGCGACTGTCCCCCTCCGCCCTGATCTCCGGGGTGAGCTGGACGTTCTCCTGGATCTTCCGCTCCACGCCGCTGCTGGTGCAGCTGCTGCTCTGGTACAACCTCGGCTATCTCTACGAGCGGGTGCGCCTCGGGATCCCCTTCACCGACGCGACCTTCTTCGACGCCCGCACCAGCGACCTCATGACCCCGATGCTCGCGGCGGTGCTGGGCCTGGGCCTGCACCAGGCCGCCTACGCGGCGGAGATGATCCGCGGCGGCATCCTCTCGGTGGACCAGGGCCAGCTCGAGGCGGCGAGCGCGCTGGGCATCCCGGCGCGGGACCGCTCGCTGCGGATCGTGCTGCCCCAGGCCATGCGGGCGATCCTGCCTCCGGCCTTCAACGAGATCATCGGACTGGTCAAGGGCACCTCGATCGTCTACGTCCTCGCCCATGCGGAGCTGTTCTTCACCGTCCAGCTGATCTACGGCCGCACCCAGCAGGTGCTGCCGATGCTGCTGGTCGCGACGGTCTGGTACGTGGTGATCACCTCGGCGCTGTCCGTCGGCCAGTACTACATCGAGCGCCACTACTCCAAGGGCGCCGTGCGCACCCTGCCGCCCACCCCGCTGCAGTCGCTGCGCGCCCGCCTCGCCCGACTCCGCCCCTCCTCGACCGGAGCGACCTCATGA
- a CDS encoding amino acid ABC transporter ATP-binding protein gives MSVQTPTRSGGLVEIRGVHKSFGDLEVLRGIDLRVEPGSVTVILGPSGSGKSTLLRTINHLEPVTQGLVSVDGETIGYRREGNLLHELHEREILRQRTAIGMVFQSFNLFAHMTALANVAEAPRRALGVPRRQAEERARELLALVGLSDKEAVYPRQLSGGQQQRVAIARALALEPKVLLFDEPTSALDPELVEEVLAVIRSLARAGTTLVVVTHEISFARDVADEVVFMDQGLIVEQGPPSEVLDSPRHERTRSFLQRVRTGEAAPVESADAASPASAATAAARELARER, from the coding sequence ATGAGCGTCCAGACCCCCACCCGCAGCGGCGGGCTCGTCGAGATCCGCGGCGTGCACAAGTCCTTCGGCGACCTCGAGGTGCTGCGTGGCATCGACCTGCGGGTCGAGCCCGGCTCGGTGACCGTGATCCTGGGCCCCTCGGGCTCGGGGAAGTCCACCCTGCTGCGCACCATCAACCACCTCGAGCCCGTCACCCAGGGACTGGTGAGCGTGGACGGCGAGACGATCGGGTACCGCCGCGAGGGGAACCTGCTGCACGAGCTGCACGAGCGCGAGATCCTGCGCCAGCGCACCGCGATCGGCATGGTGTTCCAGAGCTTCAACCTCTTCGCGCACATGACGGCGCTCGCGAACGTCGCCGAGGCGCCGCGGCGGGCGCTCGGGGTGCCGCGCCGTCAGGCCGAGGAGCGCGCCCGCGAGCTGCTGGCGCTGGTGGGGCTCTCCGACAAGGAGGCCGTGTACCCGCGGCAGCTCTCCGGCGGCCAGCAGCAGCGGGTCGCGATCGCCCGCGCCCTCGCGCTCGAGCCCAAGGTGCTCCTGTTCGACGAGCCCACCAGTGCGCTCGATCCCGAGCTGGTCGAGGAGGTGCTGGCCGTGATCCGCTCCCTCGCCCGCGCCGGCACCACCCTCGTGGTCGTCACCCACGAGATCTCCTTCGCCCGGGACGTCGCCGACGAGGTGGTCTTCATGGACCAGGGCCTGATCGTGGAGCAGGGTCCGCCCTCCGAGGTGCTCGACAGCCCGCGCCATGAGCGCACCCGCTCGTTCCTGCAGCGGGTCCGCACCGGCGAGGCGGCGCC